A genomic window from Sebastes fasciatus isolate fSebFas1 chromosome 7, fSebFas1.pri, whole genome shotgun sequence includes:
- the cbln18 gene encoding cerebellin 18, which produces MVVLPVLFLLGSLFLCGHGDTHSTNIEVLKMAALKWEGPLECTKWDCNCTFYRQRGCCCAANEMFDLEEQTFTRISELWMNIAKLKYRVHELTEYRQIAFTASMEDSVVDPNTLCFGPFNYKVTVPYSNITLNDGNGYKPSIGVFTAPCDGVFVFSMTVYSSVQEDGSLYHKVQLIKNGEAVVGVWEQNREDYEDNANQVVVLEMQRGDQVYVELMAGRKLCTSSQTPHSIKNNILTGYVLYPHTYDDHDDDDY; this is translated from the exons atGGTTGTATTACCAGTTTTGTTCCTGTTGGGTTCGCTGTTTCTCTGTGGTCATGGGGACACCCACTCCACCAACATTGAAGTGCTGAAAATGGCTGCAC TCAAATGGGAAGGACCGCTGGAGTGTACCAAGTGGGACTGCAATTGTACCTTCTATCGCCAGCGCGGCTGCTGCTGTGCAGCCAATGAAATGTTCGATTTGGAAGAGCAAACCTTCACTAGGATTTCAGAGTTGTGGATGAATATTGCCAAACTGAAATACAGAGTACACGAGCTCACAG AATACAGACAGATTGCCTTCACAGCCAGCATGGAGGACAGCGTTGTTGATCCCAATACTCTGTGCTTTGGTCCTTTCAATTATAAAGTGACAGTCCCCTACTCCAACATCACTCTTAACGATGGCAATGGATATAAACCGTCCATAG GTGTCTTCACCGCACCTTGTGATGGCGTTTTTGTCTTTTCCATGACAGTCTACTCATCTGTGCAGGAAGATGGGAGCCTCTACCACAAA GTCCAGCTGATAAAGAACGGGGAAGCGGTGGTCGGTGTCTGGGAGCAAAATCGAGAAGATTATGAAGACAATGCCAatcag GTGGTGGTTCTGGAAATGCAGAGAGGCGATCAGGTCTACGTTGAGCTGATGGCCGGGAGGAAGCTCTGTACATCCAGTCAAACACCACACTCAATAAAGAACAATATCCTTACTGGTTACGTACTGTACCCCCACACCTACGATGATCATGATGACGATGATTATTaa